In Maniola jurtina chromosome Z, ilManJurt1.1, whole genome shotgun sequence, the genomic window TATCCGTATTTCTTAGTACATATATGCGTTGggtaaaaaaatctcaaaagaTTGATCTCAGAAGGTACAGGTAGGTATACAGCGTTAAGGTACCACTACAGACCTGTTTTTCAGCGACCCCACTAAAGGAGTTGACGACTCGAAACGGCCTAGGTTAAAAAGCCCAATGATTTTTTCATCCCTAAAATGTATATATCAAGGTAATCCCGAATGGTTTATATTTTCATGTTCAATTTAAGCCTGAAAGGCCTTTCCTGTAAACCAATGAATTCACGATGAAGTTAAGAATATCTCCGTTACATTTGAAGCCCACACGATCTTGTGAACCTAATAATTTTGCTGTGTTAATAGTGTAAACAAAGTTGatttacattttcaataaattttgctgCGCGAAGTAGGGGTGCACCTTCACTGCCATATAAAAGGCCCGGTATATTCTATCTCTCCAAGAGTTTAAGCTATCAGCGGTGGAAGGAGCTTCCATACGTCATGGCTTACCGTTTTGCCGTGAGTAGTTAATTCAACTTTAACTATGTGATTGTGTAAACCTAGTGATATCAAAAAGATTACAGTGCTATTCttattctataatatttttattagtttttcataataataaaaataatatgataattataTATTACCTAAAAGTCATATTTTAGTACTTTTTGTGGTTAAATTTAAAGTAATCTGTTAAAGTGATgtgtatatttaattttaatttattattcattcaACTTTATTACGTAAAAGAATTACTTAACTATCAAAAGTTCAATGATCGTCCTGTGAAAAGGTCATGTATCAGTTCCGAGCATGTCCTCCACTTACAAAACCCGGAACAATCTTGACATAGACATTCGCAAAGTGCAAGTGGTTCCGACCGCTTTCGATTTCATCAAAGCTCCGGGCTTCAAGCTCGAGGACACCGTTACGCAACGATTATACTAACATGCTGTATATATTGTATTTCAGCTAAGCTGCTTCCTTCTGGCTAGCGTTGGCATCTGCACCGCGACTTTTGGTGGACATGAACAGTTAGTATTTTCATGTTCCTATACAACGACCTCATCCACAGACGCATCTTTGCTCTTTGCATCTTTCATCGATGCATCTTTCTCTTGTCGGGGCGGTTTTCAATcgtttatttacaagttagacACGCCGTATCATCACGGAACCGCAAGAACACCTGTGGATGAAGTTATTTGTTTAAGATTTCTATAAAGCGTTTCTCACGCGTCTCTTTATTGTGGTAAATTGTGAAAAGCTATTGTGTCTGTGTGTAACCCTTATAGTTTTCATATCTGACCCTGCATTGCGATCTATTGTGCCTGCGGTTTCTCATGATTACATCAATGCACTTGACTATCATCAAGTTTTTGCGATGGTGGAAATGCAACGCGAGAGCTGTTCCGGGTTGTTAATGAGATATTTTTGTTGCAGTGTTCATATTCGAGTGCATATACCTGAAGAGCATCATGACGACCACGGACACGGAGGCGGCGGGGGTGGCGGAGGCGGCGGGTATGGAGGCCACGGCGGAGGATTAGCTGACCATCTTCACGGAGGCTTTGTTGACCATCTGAAGGAGCATGATCATGGAGGAGGTGGCTTCGGAGGTGGATTCGGCGGCGGATTCGGAGGTGGACATGGAGGAGGTGGAGGTGGCCATGACTTCGGCGGTGGCCATGACTTCGGTGGGGGCCACGACTTTGGCGGTGGTCATGACTTTGGCGGTGGTGGCGGCGGCGGTTATGGTGGAGGCCATGACGGCGGGTTTGGAGGAGGTCATGATTTCGGCGGTGGCCATGGACGCGGTGGCGGCGGTGGTTTTGACGGAGGCCACGAAATCGGTGGTGGCCATGACTTAGGAGGCCATGGAGGTTACGATCTTGGCGGAGGCGGCGGTCATGGCGGTGGTTTTGGAGGAGGATTTGGCGGAGGTCATGGCGGCGGATTTGGCGGAGGCCACGATATCGGCGGTGGCCATGACATAGGAGGTCATGGAGGTTACGACCTTGGTGGAGGTGGCGGACATGGCGGTGGTTTTGGAGGAGGATTCGGCGGAGGTCATGGCGGTGGTTTTGGCGGAGGTTTTGGTGGGGGCCATGGTGACGATATAGGCGGAGGACATGACTCAGGATTTGGCGGTGGTTTCGGCGGTGGTCACGGAGGAGGTTTTGGCGGATATGGAGGCGGTCACGATGAACACAGTGGTGGTTCTAGCCACAGCTTTTCTGGTGGCGACAGTTATGCTTCTTCTTTGTCCGGAGGTCACGGGTTGGGTGGATTCGGCGACGGGGGCCATGGCGGAAGTTTCGGAGGAGGCCACGGCGGTGGCTTTGGAGGAGGCCATGGAGGAGGTTTTGGAGGAGGCCATGGTGGAGGTCTTGGAGGAGGCCACGGAGTCGATACTTATGCTATAGTGAGCGTAGAAAACCACGGAGGCGGAGGCGGTGGAGGTGGCCATGGGGGATACTCAGGGGGAGGCGGCGGTGGCGGATTCGGCGGTGGTCACGGATCTGGAGGCTTTGGCGGTGGACACGGAGACAGTTATAGCATAGGGGGATCCGGCGGTCATGGTGGAGGTCATGGTGGATTCAGTCTATCAGACTTGGGCCATGGAAGCCACGGAGGAGGCTTCGGTGACAGCTATACGAACGCGTTAGGATCTGGCCACGGCGGGGGTCCCTACCACAAAAGAAAATGAATActtcaaaaaatatatcaacTCAATTGATTTTGTTTGATTGTATCGAGCCAACTAAGTCATGTTCGCTGGTAAAGTGCGGTGTGGTCCAGTATTAAAGTACAATTTGTTGTAAATAAGTTAATAGCTTTAAGTTATTGttatgtttttaattatattgtttttatttaaagccTTTTATTTTTGGTTTCTACCTATAACCGAGTTCTGTGCTGAGCATAATTGGGATAGTTGCGGGAAAAATCTACACAACAAGATTTAACTGAATTTAATTGCAATAAAGAGACTGGTTTGGGATTAGATAATTAAACATTAACGAACTGTGTCAAGTGATGGAATGATAGATGTATATTAATATTTGATGAATTCAAGTTTAGGCAGCGGATGTAATGGATTGTATTCCGTGATGATATTGCATTTAGGTTCGAATCCTAAGCTGTCTGAGCTCTACTTCATGTTATGGCAAGTCATAACATGTCTTTCTTTAAAGAATTATTTACTAAGTTAGAGAGGCTATCAAAATACTTTGCAACCAATTAAAGATACGTTTATAATAAGAAAGAGATACTCACCTATTACGTATACATTGTACGCTACACTTATATTCGAGAgaccataattattatgtacagtTTAACTACCAGACAGTTAGGCACTGAGGGTCCTTGTATACAGCAACAGCGTAAGGTCTTGCGTCACAACTCGCGAACCCCGTTCCAAAAATTAAGTTGGGATGTGGGGAAAGTTGAATCGAATGTTCAACACCGGTTTTGAACTTTACTTGTAGTGTACGTAATATGACGGCCTATTAATGGCCAGTATAATGGCTGGGCAGTGAACTCATAAAGAATTTTCTTTACGTAAGTGCGATAAATTGTAATTAACACGTGTGAGTTTTTATAGAAAAGTGTAACCAGCAGCCCTGTCATTAAAAGAAAGCCTCGTTTGTAGTATTTAGCTAACTACAGtgtgacaatcgcaatcaccttgGATTGGCGGATACTCACTATCGGCTAAAATGCACAATTGCAGCAAGAATTCTAGAAAATTCAGCCAATCTggaaaaaatcttttacaataattaaggAATGTGGTTTTCACAACTTTCATCACAAGGGGGCAGATAGGTCAAAACTGCATAAATCTATATTTCTTCAGTTtttataagtaaatacttaTATTCACCTCTATGTTATTCGCTAGTATTCAAGGGTTACTGTTAGATTGCTACACTGTGGTCTTACTCTACAACCTTTAAACGCAGGCGTTACGGATATGAAATGAGATGAAGATAATAGTGTTTATGTAATTGTTACGTGAAAGTAACGGACGGACGTGGAATCATAGTGCGGTCATCGTAATAATTGCCTGAGAgtaattaag contains:
- the LOC123880562 gene encoding glycine-rich cell wall structural protein-like; translated protein: MAYRFALSCFLLASVGICTATFGGHEHVHIRVHIPEEHHDDHGHGGGGGGGGGGYGGHGGGLADHLHGGFVDHLKEHDHGGGGFGGGFGGGFGGGHGGGGGGHDFGGGHDFGGGHDFGGGHDFGGGGGGGYGGGHDGGFGGGHDFGGGHGRGGGGGFDGGHEIGGGHDLGGHGGYDLGGGGGHGGGFGGGFGGGHGGGFGGGHDIGGGHDIGGHGGYDLGGGGGHGGGFGGGFGGGHGGGFGGGFGGGHGDDIGGGHDSGFGGGFGGGHGGGFGGYGGGHDEHSGGSSHSFSGGDSYASSLSGGHGLGGFGDGGHGGSFGGGHGGGFGGGHGGGFGGGHGGGLGGGHGVDTYAIVSVENHGGGGGGGGHGGYSGGGGGGGFGGGHGSGGFGGGHGDSYSIGGSGGHGGGHGGFSLSDLGHGSHGGGFGDSYTNALGSGHGGGPYHKRK